One genomic window of Terriglobales bacterium includes the following:
- a CDS encoding cytochrome bc complex cytochrome b subunit, with protein MRHAASYVRDWLDQRFGWEELIAPLRHKTVPLHRLSYWYFLGGITLFLFGVQVTTGILLLLYYRPSANEAYESVKYISTQVQFGWLIRSIHSWSANLMVFTAFAHMFSVVFLRAYRKPRELTWVSGVLLLFLALGFGFSGYLLPWNTLAFFATKVGTDVAGQVPVIGHWILVFLRGGEDVTGATLTRFFGFHVAVLPGITTVLLGLHLALVQRFGISVPPRVEEEWSYRPEQKKEMKFFPNFLLREVMAWYVGLGALAALAAIYPWELGAKADPFAPAPAGIKPEWYFLWAFQTLKLIPSKILALDGELLGILGMGVAGAIWLALPFLEPKRMPRGHRLLTGLGVFALTYMAAMTIYGWVAK; from the coding sequence ATGCGCCACGCCGCCAGCTACGTCCGCGACTGGCTCGACCAGCGCTTCGGGTGGGAAGAGCTCATCGCCCCGCTGCGGCACAAGACGGTGCCGCTGCATCGCCTCTCCTACTGGTACTTCCTGGGCGGGATCACGCTGTTCCTGTTCGGGGTGCAGGTGACCACCGGCATCCTGCTGCTGCTCTACTACCGGCCCAGCGCCAACGAGGCCTACGAAAGCGTGAAGTACATCAGCACGCAGGTGCAGTTCGGTTGGTTGATCCGCAGCATCCACTCCTGGTCGGCGAACCTGATGGTGTTCACCGCGTTCGCGCATATGTTCAGCGTGGTGTTCCTGCGGGCCTATCGCAAGCCCCGGGAGCTGACCTGGGTGTCGGGGGTGCTGCTGCTGTTCCTGGCCCTGGGCTTCGGCTTCAGCGGATATCTGCTGCCCTGGAACACGCTGGCCTTCTTCGCCACCAAGGTGGGGACGGACGTGGCCGGGCAGGTGCCCGTGATCGGACACTGGATTCTGGTCTTCCTGCGGGGCGGCGAGGACGTGACCGGCGCCACCCTGACCCGCTTCTTCGGCTTCCACGTGGCGGTACTGCCGGGCATCACCACGGTGCTGCTGGGGCTGCATCTGGCCCTGGTGCAGAGATTCGGCATCAGCGTGCCCCCGCGAGTGGAGGAGGAGTGGTCGTACCGGCCGGAGCAGAAGAAGGAGATGAAGTTCTTCCCGAATTTCCTGCTGCGCGAAGTGATGGCCTGGTACGTGGGCCTGGGCGCGCTAGCGGCGCTGGCCGCGATCTATCCCTGGGAACTGGGAGCCAAGGCCGATCCCTTCGCGCCAGCCCCGGCGGGGATCAAGCCGGAGTGGTATTTCCTGTGGGCCTTCCAGACCCTCAAGCTGATCCCGTCGAAGATCCTCGCGTTGGACGGCGAACTGCTGGGGATCCTGGGCATGGGCGTGGCGGGCGCCATCTGGCTGGCGCTTCCCTTCCTCGAGCCCAAGCGGATGCCGCGCGGGCACCGCCTCCTGACCGGCCTGGGGGTCTTCGCCCTGACCTACATGGCGGCCATGACGATCTACGGGTGGGTGGCGAAATGA
- a CDS encoding c-type cytochrome produces MSERRETVMWSVVAVAALVVFGLAVRGQFQSVQSRGATNVPSRPSEGDALFRAKGCVQCHEANEMAARSEGKGRAQPLPELVTAMWNHAPRMWEAMAARKLQYPELSYEETGQLVAYLYISRSMDAPGDRERGAKLFAVRQCSRCHGAVPGEAPSVAQLASTDDLVTWTQTLWNHASVMQARMTAIGITWPRFEGNDLRDLFAHIRQDGHESHLSIAKADPDRGWQVFQEKGCIECHGISRGSEHVAADFGPSRELPPTYSQFAASMLNHFPTMQRAIATKGGKPPVFAGSDMADVTVFLYNLHYLEPSGSPQVGASVFVWRGCAQCHGRTAEGTRAGPALRGRGQTYTSVRLAATLWAHGSRMYARTRAQGQAWPSLLPSDVGDMLAFLNTPIEKK; encoded by the coding sequence ATGAGCGAGCGGCGCGAGACCGTGATGTGGTCGGTGGTGGCGGTGGCGGCGCTGGTGGTCTTTGGGCTGGCAGTGCGCGGACAGTTCCAGAGCGTGCAGAGCCGGGGCGCGACCAACGTACCCTCGCGGCCATCGGAAGGCGACGCGCTGTTCCGCGCCAAGGGCTGCGTGCAATGCCACGAGGCCAACGAAATGGCGGCCCGCTCGGAAGGCAAAGGCCGCGCCCAGCCGCTCCCTGAGCTGGTCACCGCCATGTGGAACCATGCGCCGCGGATGTGGGAAGCGATGGCGGCGCGGAAGTTGCAGTATCCCGAACTCAGCTACGAAGAAACCGGGCAACTGGTGGCCTACCTCTACATCTCCCGCTCCATGGACGCGCCGGGCGACCGGGAGCGGGGGGCGAAGCTCTTCGCGGTGCGGCAATGCAGCCGTTGCCACGGCGCGGTGCCTGGGGAGGCGCCCAGCGTGGCGCAACTGGCGTCCACCGACGACCTGGTGACCTGGACGCAGACCCTGTGGAACCATGCGTCGGTCATGCAGGCGCGGATGACGGCCATCGGCATCACCTGGCCGCGCTTCGAAGGCAACGACCTGCGCGACCTGTTCGCGCACATCCGCCAGGACGGACACGAATCGCACCTCTCCATCGCCAAGGCGGATCCCGACCGTGGCTGGCAGGTCTTCCAGGAAAAGGGATGCATCGAATGTCACGGGATCTCGCGCGGCTCGGAACACGTGGCCGCAGATTTCGGGCCCAGCCGCGAGCTGCCGCCCACCTACTCGCAGTTCGCCGCCTCCATGCTCAACCACTTCCCCACCATGCAGCGCGCCATCGCCACCAAGGGCGGCAAGCCGCCGGTGTTCGCCGGCAGCGACATGGCGGACGTGACCGTGTTCCTCTACAACCTGCATTACCTGGAGCCGTCGGGCTCGCCGCAGGTCGGGGCCAGCGTTTTTGTCTGGCGGGGCTGCGCCCAGTGTCACGGCAGGACGGCAGAGGGCACGCGCGCCGGCCCGGCGCTGCGCGGCCGCGGGCAGACCTACACCTCGGTGCGGCTAGCCGCCACCCTGTGGGCGCACGGCTCGCGGATGTACGCGCGCACGCGGGCCCAAGGACAGGCGTGGCCGTCGCTGCTGCCCTCCGATGTCGGCGATATGCTGGCGTTCCTGAATACGCCAATAGAGAAGAAGTAG
- a CDS encoding PEP-CTERM sorting domain-containing protein — translation MSRKSIMLEVLVVVSFALMVTVSAQGTTLLFRPAVGNFVDWAPLPPGYGNQVTSATQDGFLYDLVGGPTPNVVTQFATSGLPPVYTWLGDYGDLANVIFAQEPKVFEFDLIADPGFLVTLNSFDMATCSVTFVGCFDVAGYTINDVQVLDGDGNVLFSVSDPFIPSAGHYHFSFNGVTAETLRIMFDSTNVDSDDVGIGNINFSQEGTAVPEPGSLALLGCGLVVLGGAVRKRFRN, via the coding sequence ATGTCGCGCAAGTCGATCATGCTGGAGGTTCTCGTTGTTGTTAGCTTTGCACTCATGGTGACGGTTTCCGCGCAGGGGACGACGCTCCTATTTCGACCGGCAGTGGGGAACTTCGTCGATTGGGCTCCGCTGCCCCCCGGCTACGGCAATCAAGTGACCTCCGCCACGCAAGACGGATTTCTCTATGACTTGGTAGGTGGGCCAACCCCAAATGTCGTTACCCAGTTCGCCACTTCGGGCCTGCCGCCGGTTTACACCTGGTTGGGCGACTACGGCGATCTGGCTAACGTTATCTTCGCCCAGGAGCCCAAGGTCTTCGAGTTCGATCTCATCGCCGACCCCGGATTTCTGGTTACCCTCAATTCCTTCGACATGGCGACTTGTTCGGTCACATTCGTGGGATGTTTTGACGTTGCCGGCTATACCATCAACGATGTGCAGGTCCTCGACGGCGATGGAAACGTCCTGTTTTCGGTCAGCGATCCCTTCATTCCGAGCGCTGGGCATTATCACTTCAGCTTCAACGGTGTGACTGCCGAAACCTTGCGCATCATGTTCGACTCGACGAACGTCGATAGTGACGACGTCGGCATTGGGAACATCAACTTCAGCCAGGAAGGCACTGCCGTGCCAGAGCCCGGAAGCTTGGCCCTGCTCGGCTGTGGCTTGGTGGTTCTTGGTGGTGCCGTCCGGAAACGGTTCCGCAATTAG
- a CDS encoding Rieske (2Fe-2S) protein, translating to MATKPCPMVMAAAREPEQQKTQDKGRRRFVGLVLGGGVFASLVSFLYPVLRYVLPPPAADLGTDSVLAGTTSELKVNSAKIFRFGSRPGLLIRTASGEYRAMSATCTHLSCTVQYRADLHEVWCACHNGLYDLSGRNISGPPPRPLDLYDVHVKGEEIYVNRKQGA from the coding sequence ATGGCTACGAAGCCGTGTCCCATGGTGATGGCGGCGGCAAGAGAACCCGAGCAACAGAAAACACAGGACAAGGGGCGCAGGCGATTCGTCGGCCTGGTGCTGGGCGGCGGGGTGTTCGCGTCTTTGGTATCGTTCCTCTATCCGGTGCTGCGATATGTGCTGCCGCCGCCGGCGGCGGACCTGGGCACCGATTCGGTGCTGGCGGGGACCACCTCCGAGTTGAAAGTCAACTCGGCCAAGATCTTCAGGTTTGGCAGCCGGCCGGGGCTGCTGATCCGGACCGCCTCGGGCGAGTACAGGGCGATGTCGGCCACCTGCACGCACCTGAGCTGCACGGTGCAATACCGCGCCGACCTCCACGAGGTCTGGTGCGCCTGCCACAACGGTTTGTACGACCTGAGCGGGCGCAATATCTCGGGCCCGCCGCCGCGCCCCCTCGACCTCTACGACGTCCACGTCAAGGGCGAAGAAATCTACGTGAACCGCAAGCAAGGAGCCTGA
- a CDS encoding archaemetzincin, which yields MSVIHLLPVGPPDGAVLERLRRGLQEILRVDCQLLPDSLDPKPFLHAQRQQYHSTQILSALSGLLPNGCWRLLGVTSVDLYMPILTFVFGEAQLTGRCCVVSWRRLTQGFYGLPNDPELFAARLLKESVHELGHTLGLTHCQDYGCVMAASHSVEWIDIKGADFCPACHEHALSVIPARRRFGIF from the coding sequence ATGAGCGTCATCCACCTGCTGCCGGTCGGTCCTCCCGACGGCGCCGTGCTCGAGCGCCTGCGGCGTGGCCTGCAGGAGATTCTGCGCGTCGATTGCCAACTCTTGCCGGATTCGCTCGACCCCAAGCCCTTCCTGCACGCGCAGCGCCAGCAGTACCACTCCACCCAGATCCTGAGCGCGCTCTCCGGCCTGCTGCCCAACGGATGCTGGCGCCTGCTGGGCGTCACTTCGGTGGACCTCTACATGCCCATCCTGACCTTCGTCTTCGGCGAGGCCCAGCTCACCGGCCGCTGCTGCGTGGTCTCCTGGCGGCGTCTGACCCAGGGATTCTACGGACTGCCCAACGACCCGGAGCTGTTCGCCGCCCGGTTGCTGAAAGAATCGGTTCACGAGCTCGGCCACACCCTCGGTCTCACCCACTGCCAGGACTACGGCTGTGTCATGGCCGCCTCCCACTCCGTCGAGTGGATCGACATCAAGGGCGCCGATTTCTGCCCCGCCTGCCACGAGCATGCGCTGTCCGTGATCCCCGCCCGTCGCCGTTTCGGTATTTTCTAG
- a CDS encoding sigma-54 dependent transcriptional regulator encodes MRRDIEILVVDDDRELAETLRDLLVGEGYTVAVALSAGEALAVHEENPQLALALLDLIMPQCDGMALMDQLHRRNRSLPVIIMTGFGTIETAVDAIKRGAEDYLTKPFDREAVQKKIGRLMEVHRLRDRVAELEADLKQVSDPFQELVYVSRGMQQVVDRARTAAESDATVLIVGETGTGKEKLARALHRASRRASGPFVAVNCGALPKELIESELFGVRKGAYTGAYSDRPGVFAAAARGTVFLDEIGEMPKEAQVKLLRVLQEREARPVGGTTARPVDVRVVAATNYPITALRAEHLREDLYFRLATVVLEVPPLRTRREDVLVLAQWFCSRLAERYGRHITLNPSAVEALLGYGFPGNVRELENILESAAAVSKEDPQILTDRDVRPLLHTSDAPPGWIEQPMTLEEMEKIAIERALRLCQGNRTRAASLLGISRDTLYRKLRDLNIAVGAP; translated from the coding sequence GTGCACGAGGAGAACCCGCAACTGGCGCTGGCGCTGCTCGACCTGATCATGCCCCAGTGCGACGGCATGGCGCTGATGGACCAACTGCACCGCCGCAACCGCAGCCTGCCGGTCATCATCATGACCGGATTCGGCACCATCGAGACCGCGGTGGACGCCATAAAGCGCGGCGCCGAAGACTACCTGACCAAGCCCTTCGACCGGGAAGCGGTGCAGAAGAAGATCGGGCGCTTGATGGAAGTGCACCGGCTGCGGGACCGGGTGGCGGAGCTGGAAGCCGACCTGAAGCAGGTGAGCGACCCCTTCCAGGAACTGGTGTACGTCTCCCGCGGCATGCAGCAGGTGGTGGACCGGGCACGGACGGCGGCGGAGAGCGACGCCACCGTGCTGATCGTGGGCGAGACCGGCACCGGAAAAGAGAAACTGGCGCGCGCCCTTCACCGCGCCAGCCGCCGGGCGTCGGGACCGTTCGTGGCGGTGAACTGCGGGGCGTTGCCCAAGGAGCTGATCGAGAGCGAGCTGTTCGGGGTGCGGAAAGGCGCGTACACCGGGGCTTACAGCGACCGCCCGGGGGTGTTTGCGGCGGCGGCGCGGGGCACGGTCTTCCTGGACGAGATCGGCGAAATGCCCAAGGAAGCGCAAGTGAAGCTGCTGCGGGTGTTGCAGGAGCGGGAAGCGCGCCCGGTGGGCGGGACCACGGCGCGCCCGGTGGACGTGCGGGTGGTGGCGGCGACCAACTACCCGATCACGGCCCTGCGCGCCGAGCACCTGCGCGAAGACCTGTATTTCCGCCTGGCCACGGTGGTGCTGGAGGTCCCCCCGCTGCGCACCCGGCGCGAAGACGTGCTGGTGCTGGCGCAATGGTTCTGCTCGCGCCTGGCGGAGCGCTACGGCCGGCACATCACGCTGAACCCGAGCGCGGTCGAAGCGCTCCTGGGCTACGGCTTTCCGGGGAACGTGCGCGAGCTGGAGAACATCCTGGAGAGTGCGGCGGCGGTGTCGAAGGAAGACCCGCAGATCCTCACCGACCGAGACGTCCGCCCCCTGTTGCATACCAGCGACGCCCCGCCGGGATGGATCGAACAACCGATGACCCTGGAAGAGATGGAGAAGATCGCCATCGAGCGTGCGCTGCGCTTGTGCCAGGGCAACCGCACGCGGGCGGCGTCGCTGCTGGGGATCTCCCGCGACACGCTGTACCGCAAGCTGCGCGACCTGAACATCGCGGTGGGGGCGCCATGA
- a CDS encoding cytochrome c3 family protein, giving the protein MNRTLAVMGCLLLMMAAGRAADKNTCLDCHSQMEAPLKVTPAEYASNIHTEKGLNCTSCHGGDASSDSDAMSRAAGFRGHIERRQVPELCGSCHSDGAKMRQYNPSLRTDQLSQYKTSVHGKRLAAGDQKVAVCTDCHTVHNIRPASDPRSSVHPLNVANTCKRCHSDAQYMKDYKIPHDQFAGYTASVHHKAMTENGDLSAPTCTTCHGNHGAAPPGLATVENVCSTCHVFQAQLFDKSPHKRPFAEAGMGGCVTCHSNHRITHPTDAMVGSGAGSVCTNCHSQGDAGYKTAEVIAARFAELSGAVEESRTLLERAAHSGMEVSDAELELDAAKDSLTKARVSLHSFSVNRVDEDIAAGLKTAQKTREAGLAALKQREYRRMGLLVSLATIVATVAALAFYIRQIEKADS; this is encoded by the coding sequence ATGAACCGGACACTGGCAGTGATGGGATGCCTGCTGCTGATGATGGCGGCCGGCCGGGCAGCGGACAAGAACACCTGTCTCGATTGCCACTCGCAGATGGAAGCGCCGCTCAAGGTGACCCCGGCCGAATACGCCAGCAATATCCACACGGAAAAAGGACTGAACTGCACCAGCTGCCACGGTGGGGATGCCAGCAGCGACTCCGACGCCATGAGTCGCGCCGCAGGGTTCCGAGGACACATCGAACGGCGGCAGGTCCCGGAACTCTGCGGCAGTTGCCACAGCGACGGGGCGAAGATGCGGCAATACAACCCCTCGCTGCGCACCGACCAGCTCAGCCAGTACAAGACCAGCGTGCACGGCAAGCGACTGGCGGCGGGCGACCAGAAGGTCGCGGTCTGCACCGATTGCCATACGGTGCACAATATCCGTCCGGCGTCGGACCCGCGTTCCAGCGTGCATCCGCTGAACGTGGCCAACACCTGCAAGCGCTGTCACTCCGACGCGCAGTACATGAAGGACTACAAGATCCCCCACGACCAGTTTGCCGGCTACACCGCCAGCGTTCACCACAAGGCGATGACCGAGAACGGGGACCTGAGCGCTCCTACCTGCACCACGTGCCATGGGAACCATGGCGCCGCGCCTCCGGGACTGGCGACGGTGGAGAACGTGTGCTCGACCTGTCACGTCTTCCAGGCGCAGCTCTTCGACAAGAGCCCGCACAAGAGACCGTTCGCCGAAGCCGGCATGGGCGGATGCGTCACCTGCCACAGCAATCACCGCATCACGCATCCCACGGATGCGATGGTGGGCTCGGGCGCCGGTTCGGTGTGCACCAACTGCCACTCCCAGGGCGACGCCGGCTACAAGACGGCGGAGGTCATCGCCGCGCGCTTCGCGGAGCTGTCCGGCGCCGTCGAAGAGTCGCGGACTCTGCTGGAGCGGGCGGCGCACTCGGGCATGGAAGTCAGCGACGCGGAACTGGAGCTGGACGCGGCCAAGGATTCGCTGACCAAAGCGCGGGTGTCGCTGCACAGCTTCAGCGTGAACCGGGTGGACGAGGACATCGCCGCCGGGCTGAAGACCGCGCAGAAGACGCGCGAAGCCGGGCTGGCGGCCCTAAAGCAACGCGAGTATCGCCGCATGGGGCTGCTGGTGTCGCTGGCGACCATCGTGGCCACCGTCGCCGCGCTGGCTTTTTATATCCGACAGATCGAGAAAGCGGACTCCTAG
- a CDS encoding dodecin domain-containing protein, which translates to MADSVYKVVDIVGTSTDSWEKAATAALKTAAKSLRDLRVAEIQKFDIHLEDGKMVYRVKMSVSFKYEK; encoded by the coding sequence ATGGCCGATAGCGTCTATAAAGTCGTCGACATCGTGGGTACCAGCACCGATTCCTGGGAAAAGGCGGCTACCGCTGCATTGAAAACGGCCGCGAAATCATTGCGCGACCTGCGGGTGGCCGAGATCCAGAAGTTCGACATTCACCTGGAGGACGGGAAAATGGTGTACCGGGTGAAGATGAGCGTGTCGTTCAAGTACGAGAAGTAG
- a CDS encoding protein kinase gives MRYCDQCHATYPNDFTVCPRDKTVLRVTSELVQGMQVRGKYEILEKIGSGGMASVYKARHLAFNEIRAIKIVSSRFIDDEIFLKRFRNEAIVTRKLQHPNAVRVDDLDTTDDGRPFIVMEYVQGRDLREVIEKEGPLVVNRVMHLGKQIVAALGAAHALGITHRDIKPDNILLVREGDNPEQVKVLDFGIAKVREGAFDAGTGFSATKTGVVVGTPQYLSPEQAMGKHGSDVDSRADLYSLGVVLYEMLTGHLPFESDTPVALLIKHIQAIPTPAHVLCPSLGIPKPISMIVMKALQKDPKDRFQSALEMLEAMNAPEQWAATARIGAESATGREDATAAIGSDVLANLRLAPSRVPTPVPAKTHDPLPRSEPPPPPAPPAPRAPQPPLVAARPAPPPREPTPVAPSFPLQYSAPTSSAPAASAPRAAAPRRAAPPPAPRRTWLWVTLAVLLTAGLMSGAGYWYMRTQAAGATAAAPSPAGATVPADDAIAASVKTAIAAVPELQSLEVAVHGGVVTLSGHVATQSLAEEAARIASGQPAVKEVRNQIDFPPVAAAVPAVTTTPPKTGKPKPEPKAAAPRPVRERRPEPPASRGLPAQQRQRLQELLADGERLTNSGAYAAAIDVYNSALAIDPNDASAQAGLSRARQAKATEEEILLRRRK, from the coding sequence GTGCGTTATTGCGACCAGTGCCATGCGACCTATCCGAACGATTTCACGGTCTGCCCCCGGGACAAGACCGTCCTCCGGGTCACCTCGGAACTCGTCCAGGGCATGCAGGTCCGCGGCAAGTACGAGATTCTGGAGAAGATCGGGTCCGGCGGTATGGCCTCGGTGTACAAGGCCAGGCACCTCGCCTTCAACGAGATCCGCGCCATCAAGATCGTCAGCAGCCGTTTCATCGACGACGAAATCTTCCTGAAGCGCTTCCGCAACGAGGCCATCGTCACCCGCAAGCTCCAGCACCCCAATGCCGTCCGCGTGGACGACCTGGACACCACCGACGACGGCCGCCCCTTCATCGTCATGGAGTATGTGCAGGGTCGCGACCTGCGCGAGGTCATCGAGAAGGAAGGGCCGCTGGTGGTGAACCGGGTGATGCATCTGGGCAAGCAGATCGTCGCCGCCCTGGGCGCCGCCCACGCCTTGGGCATCACCCATCGCGACATCAAGCCCGACAACATCCTGCTGGTGCGCGAGGGCGATAACCCTGAGCAGGTCAAGGTCCTCGACTTCGGCATCGCCAAGGTGCGCGAGGGTGCCTTCGACGCCGGCACCGGCTTCAGCGCCACCAAGACCGGTGTGGTGGTCGGGACCCCGCAGTACTTGTCTCCGGAGCAGGCGATGGGCAAGCACGGCTCCGACGTCGACAGCCGCGCCGACCTCTACTCCCTCGGGGTCGTGCTCTACGAGATGCTGACCGGCCACCTACCGTTCGAGTCCGACACTCCCGTGGCCCTGCTCATCAAGCACATCCAGGCCATACCCACTCCGGCCCACGTGCTCTGTCCCTCGCTCGGGATCCCCAAGCCCATCTCCATGATTGTGATGAAGGCCTTGCAGAAGGACCCCAAGGACCGCTTCCAGAGCGCGCTCGAGATGCTGGAAGCCATGAACGCGCCCGAGCAGTGGGCGGCCACCGCCAGGATCGGCGCCGAGAGCGCGACCGGGCGCGAAGACGCCACCGCCGCCATCGGTTCCGATGTCCTCGCCAATCTGCGGCTGGCGCCGTCGCGCGTGCCGACCCCGGTCCCTGCCAAGACGCACGATCCGTTGCCGCGGAGCGAACCGCCTCCGCCCCCGGCGCCGCCTGCGCCCAGGGCGCCGCAACCGCCGCTGGTCGCTGCCCGGCCCGCTCCGCCTCCTCGCGAGCCGACGCCGGTAGCGCCTTCGTTCCCATTGCAGTATTCGGCGCCCACCTCTTCGGCCCCCGCGGCATCCGCGCCCCGGGCGGCCGCGCCGCGCCGAGCTGCGCCTCCTCCGGCGCCCCGGCGCACCTGGTTATGGGTGACGCTGGCTGTCCTCCTGACGGCGGGGCTGATGAGCGGGGCAGGTTACTGGTACATGCGCACTCAGGCCGCTGGCGCGACTGCCGCTGCTCCGTCCCCGGCGGGCGCCACGGTTCCCGCCGACGACGCGATCGCAGCCTCGGTGAAGACGGCTATCGCTGCCGTCCCCGAATTGCAGTCCTTGGAAGTCGCTGTTCACGGCGGCGTGGTGACCTTGAGCGGTCACGTCGCGACCCAGAGCCTGGCGGAAGAAGCGGCGCGCATCGCCAGCGGCCAGCCGGCGGTCAAGGAAGTTCGCAATCAGATCGATTTTCCGCCGGTGGCGGCTGCCGTGCCGGCTGTGACCACCACTCCGCCGAAAACGGGGAAGCCGAAACCCGAGCCCAAGGCCGCCGCCCCCAGGCCGGTGCGCGAGCGTAGGCCGGAGCCGCCGGCTTCTCGCGGCCTTCCCGCCCAGCAGCGCCAGCGTCTCCAGGAACTCCTCGCCGACGGGGAGCGCCTCACCAACTCGGGCGCCTACGCCGCCGCCATCGACGTCTACAATTCCGCTCTCGCCATCGACCCCAATGACGCTTCTGCCCAGGCTGGGCTCAGCCGCGCCCGCCAGGCCAAGGCCACCGAAGAGGAGATCCTCTTGAGGAGGCGCAAGTGA
- a CDS encoding sigma-54 dependent transcriptional regulator has protein sequence MPGKSTILIVDDEAIVHESLGHWFRDEGYEVGTAESAHEALARLTERRWDLALIDIKMPGIDGIELQRRLHEIDPDLIVIIMTGYASVETAVQALKNGAYDYVTKPFDPDDIAHVVKNALSHRHAEKEAARLKETVGEVLRPPDLIGQSAAMKKVFEAIETVGSTDATVLVTGESGTGKELVARAIHGMSPRRFNPLVVIHCGALTETLLESELFGHEKGAFTGAQYRKKGKFEIAEGGTVFLDEIGDISLKTQTDLLRVLQEREIVRVGGNQPIKVDFRCVAATNKDLEKLIEEGTFRPDLFYRLNVFRIEIPPLRARKEDIPLLVDHFVRKFSASMNKRIANVAPAAMSLLQDYDWPGNVRELENAVERAMVVAAEPQLREQDFTLKLKPQEFETGKTLEDIERLHILRVLEECGGNQTRAAEVLDIDRVTLYNKLKKYGWKRTPAATATTNAR, from the coding sequence ATGCCAGGGAAATCCACCATCCTGATCGTCGACGACGAAGCTATCGTGCACGAGTCGCTGGGACACTGGTTCCGCGACGAGGGCTACGAGGTGGGCACCGCGGAGAGCGCTCACGAGGCCCTTGCCCGCCTCACCGAGCGCCGCTGGGACCTCGCCCTGATCGACATCAAGATGCCCGGCATTGACGGCATCGAATTGCAGCGCCGCCTGCACGAGATCGATCCTGACCTCATCGTCATCATCATGACCGGCTATGCCTCGGTGGAGACCGCGGTGCAGGCGCTCAAGAACGGCGCCTACGATTACGTCACCAAGCCTTTCGATCCCGATGACATCGCCCACGTGGTCAAGAACGCGCTCTCCCACCGCCACGCCGAGAAGGAAGCCGCGCGCCTGAAGGAGACCGTCGGGGAGGTGCTGCGCCCGCCCGATCTCATCGGCCAGTCCGCCGCCATGAAGAAGGTCTTCGAGGCCATCGAGACCGTCGGCTCGACCGACGCCACCGTGCTGGTCACCGGCGAGAGCGGTACCGGCAAGGAACTCGTGGCCCGAGCTATCCACGGCATGAGCCCGCGCCGCTTCAATCCCCTGGTCGTCATCCACTGCGGCGCCCTGACCGAAACCCTGCTGGAAAGCGAGCTCTTCGGCCACGAGAAAGGCGCTTTCACCGGGGCCCAGTACCGCAAGAAAGGCAAGTTCGAGATCGCCGAGGGCGGCACCGTTTTCCTCGACGAGATCGGCGACATCTCCCTCAAGACCCAGACCGACCTGCTGCGCGTGCTGCAGGAGCGCGAGATCGTGCGCGTCGGCGGCAACCAGCCGATCAAGGTCGATTTTCGCTGCGTCGCCGCCACCAACAAGGACCTGGAGAAGCTCATCGAGGAAGGGACGTTCCGTCCCGACCTGTTCTACCGCCTGAACGTCTTCCGCATCGAGATTCCGCCGCTGCGGGCCCGCAAGGAAGACATCCCCCTGCTGGTGGACCACTTCGTCCGCAAGTTCTCCGCCTCGATGAACAAGCGCATCGCCAACGTGGCTCCCGCCGCCATGAGCCTCCTGCAGGACTACGACTGGCCGGGCAATGTGCGCGAGCTCGAGAACGCCGTCGAGCGCGCCATGGTAGTGGCCGCCGAGCCGCAACTGCGCGAGCAGGACTTCACCCTCAAGCTCAAGCCGCAGGAGTTCGAGACCGGCAAGACCCTGGAAGACATCGAGCGCCTGCACATCCTGCGCGTGCTGGAGGAGTGCGGAGGCAACCAGACCCGCGCCGCTGAAGTGCTCGATATCGACCGGGTCACGCTTTACAACAAGCTCAAGAAGTACGGCTGGAAACGCACCCCGGCCGCCACCGCCACCACGAACGCGCGATGA